In Palaemon carinicauda isolate YSFRI2023 chromosome 14, ASM3689809v2, whole genome shotgun sequence, the following proteins share a genomic window:
- the LOC137653229 gene encoding uncharacterized protein, producing MFSNDSTLQDKIDGENMQSDVGCKKSEMEVKLLGMIWNRGSDTISTRKLCLDEKANTKREILRSIASNYDVFNINGPLLNRARLFMQDLQCERTLGWDTQLRDFQQKEWKNIANQVNSAPVFELQRCVGERTDEYKLEAYVDASKRVYGVVVYLCNIRSGERSFVLAKNRLIGSKLHEKSIPSLELQSICLGTEVLLDTYNELSGTQCLVPIKIVDLGLFSDSFVALSWLKSFSHKFDKMQKRSVFVMNKLNHIIKLCEGRSVGFSFVSGMDNPADKITRCLSFKSLMKSNYHKGPNIRDLDQASRSDILGFKVPMVENLETIEAYSASTSIKESQTVKLEHLIPLDRYSNMNKLISIHAKVLECWDRWKGFINKSHGFDKKDLHSKALTQIISRDQQINFPDVIDYLSSNSKTKMAMPNLISQLNLYPDTHNLIRVNCKFNEKRSVTNQTYPILLSRESTLTKLIILDEHLLLKHAGCYALLTELRRKFWIPKFFSTVKRILKECVVCRRYNQRPVKLNQSAYREFRLSPSDKPFGNVYLDYCGPFYVRQGKDKVKVWILVISCMFTRAVNLKICMDMTVEEFLRALSLHSFEYGVPQFIVSDLGTQIVAGANIVQDFLKDAETVQYLTDNNVEKVHFQQYYKGCSQLGGLVESVVKMTKHMIQKSIRNNVIEFRDFEYLVCHAVHLINRRPIAFKEALRDCSNNVPTPITPEELIHGYSLVSLNIIPALQADPDSDEDFQVAIDVVHKIKTSYEKLKQIRTNLLEIYHREFMNTLIKQATDKKDRYAPVNHKQISIGDIVLIKDHGYKPVNYPMGIVKEVFKNINGEVTAAKVLKGKTNEITKRHVTSLIPLLRKESDEDAVGSDDDDEDAVASKEEIPGMDVSRKRPLRKAAEISRQKFKTILNDDISD from the coding sequence ATGTTTTCTAATGATTCTACACTACAAGATAAAATTGATGGAGAAAATATGCAATCGGATGTAGGATGCAAGAAATCTGAGATGGAGGTGAAATTACTTGGGATGATCTGGAATCGAGGGAGTGATACAATTTCAACCAGGAAATTGTGCCTTGATGAAAAGGCTAATACAAAGAGGGAAATTTTGCGATCCATTGCATCTAATTATGATGTTTTCAACATAAATGGTCCTCTTCTTAACAGAGCTAGACTTTTTATGCAGGACTTGCAATGTGAGAGAACGCTTGGATGGGATACACAACTTAGAGACTTTCAAcaaaaggaatggaaaaatattgcaaaCCAAGTAAATTCTGCTCCTGTTTTTGAGCTTCAGAGATGTGTTGGTGAAAGGACAGATGAATATAAACTTGAGGCTTATGTTGATGCTAGCAAAAGAGTTTATGGAGTTGttgtatatttatgcaatataagaAGTGGTGAAAGAAGCTTTGTATTAGCGAAAAACAGACTCATTGGATCCAAATTGCATGAAAAGTCCATTCCTTCACTTGAATTACAGTCTATATGTTTGGGTACAGAGGTTTTGTTGGATACCTATAATGAACTGAGTGGCACACAGTGCCTGGTGCCCATCAAAATAGTTGACTTGGGGCTATTCTCAGATAGTTTTGTTGCCCTGTCGTGGCTTAAGTCCTTTTCTCATAAGTTTGATAAAATGCAGAAAAGGTCAGTGTTCGTAATGAACAAACTGAATCATATAATAAAGCTATGTGAGGGGAGAAGTGTTGGATTCTCCTTCGTGAGTGGAATGGACAACCCAGCCGACAAAATTACACGATGTCTGTCATTCAAAAGCTTAATGAAGTCTAATTACCATAAGGGTCCCAATATACGTGATCTCGATCAAGCTAGTAGAAGTGACATTTTAGGTTTCAAGGTACCAATGGTCGAGAATTTagaaaccattgaggcatataGTGCATCAACCAGTATAAAAGAAAGCCAAACTGTAAAACTAGAGCACTTAATACCTctagatagatattcaaatatgaataagtTGATATCTATACATGCGAAAGTTCTGGAATGCTGGGATCGATGGAAAGGGTTTATAAACAAGTCACATGGCTTTGATAAGAAGGACCTCCACTCTAAGGCTTTGACTCAAATCATCTCTAGGGATCAACAAATAAATTTTCCAGATGTTATTGACTATTTAAGTAGTAACTCTAAAACCAAGATGGCTATGCCTAATTTGATATCACAGTTGAATTTGTATCCAGACACTCATAATTTAATAAGAGTGAATTGTAAATTTAATGAGAAGCGCAGTGTAACCAACCAAACTTATCCTATTCTTTTATCAAGAGAGAGTACTCTAACAAAACTTATTATATTGGATGAACATTTGCTTTTGAAACATGCTGGTTGCTATGCCCTTTTGACAGAATTACGTAGGAAATTCTGGATACCAAAATTCTTCTCAACAGTTAAAAGGATTCTGAAGGAATGTGTTGTATGCCGGAGATATAACCAAAGACCTGTCAAACTTAATCAATCAGCCTATAGGGAATTTAGATTGAGTCCATCTGATAAACCTTTTGGTAATGTATACCTTGATTATTGTGGTCCATTTTATGTGAGACAAGGGAAAGATAAAGTCAAGGTTTGGATCCTTGTTATTTCATGCATGTTCACACGAGCAGTTAATCTTAAGATCTGTATGGATATGACAGTTGAAGAGTTTTTGCGTGCTTTGTCACTGCATTCTTTTGAATATGGAGTCCCTCAGTTTATAGTAAGTGATTTGGGTACGCAAATAGTAGCAGGAGCCAATATTGTTCAGGATTTCCTGAAGGATGCCGAGACTGTTCAGTATTTAACTGATAATAATGTTGAGAAAGTCCATTTTCAACAGTACTATAAGGGCTGCAGTCAGCTTGGAGGATTGGTTGAGAGCGTAGTCAAAATGACCAAGCATATGATACAGAAGTCAATCAGAAATAATGTCATTGAATTTAGGGATTTTGAATATCTTGTTTGTCATGCTGTACATTTGATCAATAGAAGGCCGATTGCATTTAAAGAAGCATTAAGAGATTGTTCTAATAATGTACCAACCCCTATAACGCCAGAGGAACTTATTCATGGATATTCATTGGTCTCTTTGAATATTATTCCCGCATTACAAGCTGACCCTGATTCTGATGAGGATTTTCAGGTTGCCATTGATGTTGTacataaaattaaaacatcttATGAGAAGCTGAAACAAATTAGAACTAACTTGCTGGAAATCTATCATCGGGAATTCATGAACACTTTAATTAAACAAGCTACTGATAAGAAGGATAGATATGCTCCTGTAAACCATAAACAAATCAGTATCGGCGATATTGTGCTGATTAAGGATCATGGATATAAACCTGTTAATTATCCTATGGGAATTGtcaaagaagttttcaagaatatcaacGGAGAGGTAACTGCTGCGAAAGTTCTGAAGGGTAAAACCAATGAAATAACTAAAAGGCATGTTACTTCTTTAATACCACTCTTGAGGAAGGAGTCTGATGAGGATGCTGTAggatcagatgatgatgatgaggatgctgtagcatcgaaagaagagattccaggcatggacgtttctagAAAACGTCCACTGAGAAAAGCTGCTGAGATATCACGGCAAAAATTCAAAACCATTCTAAACGATGATATTTcagactaa